TCGTGCAATGTCTGTTGTGTTTGTTGGAGTTTAGAAGCACATTACTCACTAACGCTAGACTCTGTCCTGCCCGGCGGAAACCACCCTAAAAACTTCCATTTCAATTATAAAACAGTCGTGGGTTATATTAATCCACACTTACCATTTTCTCCGGCGGGGGCTGCTGGCGAGGAGCTCCGCGTAATCACTCGCAACCGAAAAGCAACTGTTtagcctagcctagcctagcTCCGATGCTAGTCAGCCCTCCCGCCCGCTGCCGGCGCCGCCGAGCTAGTCGTTGGCCTCACCGGGGAAAAGCTACTCGCCCCGGGTTAGAACGCTGTAAAACAACAGGTGTAGGTGAGTGGCGACAAatccaacagcaccacgtcccATTCTTGTTGTCGAGTATCTGTTCATCCGTAGTTTACGTCCGCGAAGGCATAGCTGAGAGTGCCGAGTGCTCCGCCCATCCGCAGTGCGCGTCtcttagtgatgtgcattccagttcttttaggtgaatGAATccttagaatcagttcactcaaaagattcgttcaaacgaatcgttcaatgaatccCCCCTAAtccttcaatgggcattaccgacacctactggttgaagtcatatgaactgaaaaaagaacgactcACTGTagaaagtgattcgttcactctcgttcactgaaaggatTCGTtcctttgaacgaatcgttcactcacgagccaacactagcgTCTCTCAAATTGAGCGCTCTGACGTCACAAGTCAGGCCACACAATGTTGGAACTGTCAGttggtaaacaaaaaaaaaccaacgaAATTTCTCCGTCTAAATTGACAACAAAGTGGTTCGTTAAGTTCTGGAAAATGTCTATCAGAGTTCCTTTGTGACGTCTGTTTTGTGCTTTGCTACGCCGGTGCGTTCACTGCACGTCGTAAATCAAAGACGTTCGAATGAGTTAACCTTGTCCAAAATGGTGGAGGAAAGTAGAAAGGAGAGTCCCTCAAAATATATAAACGATAAACAACTAAAGGCTAATTTAACATTTACTTGTCCTACTCTGGTTAAGCTAAAGGCAAAGATGTTCCTTCACAATTTTCATTGTACACAATATTCAATAAAAATCCGACCTTTGAACaccaaatgcaaataaataaaactcagTCCTTTGCTCacattagaaaaaaacaaaagtccttGGTTCATAAAAAGTATATACAAATCCTACTCAGGCTGTCGTTTATAAAAATGATGTGATGACATCACCCAACCTCAGACCGTGATGCAATTGCACATCATCTAATCACTGAGGAATGATGCACTTTTGACTTCAGTTGTTGTCCGACCAGACCGGAAGTCGGTCATCGTTTCAGATGCAGAGCCAGGAAAGTGGCGCGACCAGGCCGGAGAGCCATGAGGACCCCCAAGCGGCGGCGGGCAGGGAACCCATGACGGCCCAGCGAGTCATCCGCCTGCATTGCGAGCTGCTCGCTTTCTTCACCGACCTGCAGACGGCGGCCGACGCCAAGCAGTCACTGCGGCAGACCAAGTTTGAGGAGGCCCTGCGGCTGCGTATGGAGCGCCTGAATGGCTCCAGGGAGTTCAGCACCAAAAAGTTGCAGGAGATCAAGGACGGCTGGGCTCAGTCCACCACCAAGACCACGCTGCCGGACCTCCTGGACTCCCTGAACACTCAGCGCACGCTGTGCTCTGAGATGTTGGACCACAAGATGGAGCTCATCGGCGAGCTGCAGAAGAAATGGGTGGACGGCGACGAGCGCCACTCCATCGACCTCCGCAAGCAGAAGGAGGCCCTGGACTTGATGATTGAGCGCATGGACAAGGTGAGGCACATGACCATGGCCAACAAGGAGCTGGCGCACATCCAGAGCCCGCATGACATCTTCTTGACGCAAAGCCTGCGCGAGTGGGAGGGCTTCCAGACGGAGCTGCGGGCTCGGCGCAAGGAATGGCTGACCCAGAGGAAGCTGGCCATGGAGGAGTACGAGAACGCCATGCCGTTGCTGGAGCTAGCGCAGGAGCAGTGCAACGCGTCCAAGCGCTCCATCGACATGAAGCTGATGGAGCTGGAGCGGGAGCAGGAGGAGATTAAGGGCAAGCGCAACGTGCTGGATGCCCGCAAGCTGAGCTGCGACGAGAAGCCCGAGGTCATCTACCTGCTGCGCAAACGCGTCAACACGCTCAAGGTGCAGCTGAGCGACATCATGAAGATGATCcagatggaggaggagagctTCCAACGGCGCGAGCAGCATCTGCTGGATGACATTCGTCACAGCATGGCGCAGCACAAGCGCATCCAGAAGAAGACCAAGCACTTCGCCCTGTTTGACGCGCAGACCTTTGTGAAGATGTCCAGCATGCTGGTGGCCGAGGTGAAGCTGCTGGCCGAGAGCGCGCTGGCGACCGACTCGCACCTCTGTGCCCACCTGGGCCTGACGTGGGAGCGGCCTACCGCCGTCATCGAGCGCCGCTACCCCATCCAGCCGCAGGACCGCTTCGAGATGGTGGCGCAGGTGTACGCCGAGAGCGTGGCCGAGGTGGACGCCAAGACCATGACGGCGCTGCTGGGGTTGCTGTCCGACGAGCTGGGCTTCCTGATGGAGAACAGCGAGCATCTCGGCTTCCTGCGCAACGAGCGCCGCACGGCCGAGAAGCTCCTGGGCCTGCTCAACGCCTTTGACTTCTACGACGACGACCTCAACAGGCTGGCGGCCTTCCTGCTCAAGTATGAAGAGCAGCACCGAGAGCGGGCTGAACAAAAGGAGGGCGACCCAGATGACGGTGACCCGGAAGGCAGCGACTCGGACAGCGGCGACCCGGACAGCGGCGACCCGGACAGCGGCGACCCGGACAGCAGCGACCCGGACGGGGACGCCCCGGATGGCGACGCCCCCGTACAGCTCATCCATCCTAACAACGTCCTGCCCGCGTTCTTGAGCTTCGTCAGCTACCGCGTGCACCGCATGAAGAATTCAGCACTGCGCCATTATCTGGACTGGGACGATGATGCAGATAAAGCCTTCTGGGACAGTTTGGCCAACATCATCCCGGAGGAGAAGCTCAGAATCTGGGACGCCGCCGAGATCGCCTTGACCAAGTACCTGGCCGTCCTGGAGGAGAACTCAGAAATATTCCGCAAGAATGTCACACTGGAGGAGGAAAATAGAGAGCTGCGCAGGCAGCTGGCATGCGAGACTGACGGAAGTGCTTTTCTGCTCAAGGACTTCCTGGAAAAGGACGGTTAAGATCCAAGACCCACTGCTGGAGCCCCACGAcaaccaacaaaataataaaaaagtgcAAGAACAAATCAATTTCCATGTCATTTCAAAACCCTCATAACCTTCTGACTACTGTGAGCCTTTTTATCATAAAATTGAAATTCTCACATACTTTGCATATGAGTCATTAAGTACTTCAAACTCATTGAatgatgagatttttttttcttatttcatcatattgacattttatttgaaaaagcacACCATTGCTTCACACTTGCTCATCATGATTTTCGTTACAAATGAGTGTACGCGCCTCGCAGTCTCCGTTGCGTGACGGCTTGAAGTAAGGACAGAacaaatagctttttttttttttgcagctagCAGGGCGCAACCACGCGCCTCTTGCGGATGCACTCCCAGATCCAGCCGGCCGTCACCCGCTGGGCGCGACTGCCGCCGTCGCCGTGCTGATCGTCGGCCAGCGTGTGGGTGGCAGAGGGGGCGTCGTAGTCGTCCACCAGGTCGCCGTCGTACGCCACGAAGTAGCGTCGCAGCTTGGCAAAGTCGTCCACGCTGGACGGCAGGAAGAGCTTGACGCCACTGAAGATGTCCAGAAGtgtctacaaaaataaataaatgatgaggtgacacttttgttttttcccccacgcACATCACTCAGGCCAGATTccactttaaaaaatgtatacacACACTTTTCTCAATGAAATCCACGTTATACCTTGTCATTGTTGGAGTCCAGCATCtgcgggggaggaggaggcggcgtggacgtcacCTTTGCTGCTTTGGCGTGCCCGTTGCTCTGCACAGTTTCGCTCTTCCTCGGCTGCAAATCCAAAAAGTTGAAGTCAACCTggggagttttgtttttgcgaaGCGCGACAGGCAGGCATACCTTTTTGGGGGCGGGTGTCTTGACGGCGGGGGAGCCCGGCTCAGATTTCACCGCCTTGCGTTTGGCTGGTGTGCTGTTACCTGCttacaaagaaatcattttgtgtttcaaaACTGGATGAAGTCACAAGTcaatgtcccccccccctcgactCACTTGTCTTCTTGGGCGGGCCGCTTTCCGGCGCAGGTGAATTGCTGCCGCTATCTCCTCCCGACTCGCCCTTGTCTTGGCTGGAAGATGCCGCTGTCACTTGAAAGTCAGAGTTCTCTTTGGATACGCGATACAGCTCCTGGCGGAGCGGACGGCAGAAGGACCCGTTTCAAACGTCAGCATCGGTGCCACCTAGAAGTCAAAGCGGCTGCGACGTACCTTGAGCTGTGGCAGGTTGGTGGCGCTCTTCCAATCTTTGTCATCGCGGACGCGCGTCATGCGGGGGAAGCGGATGGAGATGCCGTCGGCCGTGTGCATCTCCGACTTGGAGAACTCGGCGCCCGTGATCTCCCACACGGGCGCTTCCTGGGCCGCCACAACACACTTTGATTTGTATCCTTCCACAAAGACTGGTTTTGCTTTCGTTTTTGTGGTGATTTGGATGCCTTCTGTTTTCTTGTAAACCAAGCATTTGATTGGGAACTTTGAAAAACTTTGTGTGATCAATGGACTCAACACAAGCGTGACTCACCTCGGGACTGCGGATGAGGAAATCCGGGTAGTAGTTCTTGACGATTTTCAGCCAGCTGGGGATTTTGTTGGGATCCTACGGAAACACGTGCACAGAAGAGACGAATGAGGTACGGTCGCGCAAGAATTCCCGGCAAGCTCGTCCACACCGACCTTGCTGATTTTGACAACATCCAGCTCTTTTTGGAGCCGGGCCAACATGGCGTCATCGTAGCCGCCAGAGCACTTGGTGACCGTGCACCACTTCTTGGAGTCCGGGTCGTAGCAACCCATTAAGAAGCTGGACATGATGCCTCCTAACACGGcgacaaacacatttgttggGATGGTATCATTTGATGCCAATTCCAAACGCAAACGCACCGTTGGAGCCTTTCCCGTAGAAAGCGCCAAGCACCACCAGGTCAGCCGTGTCGGCCATGGCACCCTCGTTCAGGTAGTCCTTCTTCACCTTCAGCCAGTGACGCTTGCCCGGCTCGTACGAGCCCTGGGGCACACCGTGTAACACGTACACAGTCATCATCACGACATGTGCTCAGTCTCGCTAACACGCCGGAAAATACGAGTCTGACCTTGACGTCTTTGAGCACCAGGCCTTCCAAACCTTCTCTGATGACCCGAGTGATCATGTCGGCCAGGTCTCTCCCACGCTATCGCACATAGTGACACATATTTAGCGTGCGGGTGAAGTCCAAGGCGGTAGGTGCGCTCTTACCGTGACGTGCTTCATTTCAGAGAAGAGGATTCGGTTGGGCACCTCCACCATGTTGTCGTGCAGGAACTTCCTGCGCTCGCACAGCGGCCTGAaggacaaaagtgaaaatatttaatgtgTTATTATAATCCAACCGTGAGTAGCAAGACacgtttcaaatgaaaataaacaaggatGTGTAAAAATAATGGCGGTTATGTCAAACAAAAGACCCAGAAGTAGGTGAATttacatttgtattatttccCAAATTGTTTCCATTGATCTGACGTTTTTACCTTTCCATGAGACTTTTGCCATTGAAGTAGATGCagtcaaagacaaaaaggCACACTTTGGCATCTTGAAAGGCGGCTTTCTGAAGGACAAAAAGAGGACACGCTGGCGACATGAACTTCTACTTGTCGTTTGCCATATGGGTGGAGCCTCTGACCTTGTGCACGCCCAGCGTCCCAAAGGGGAGGGGCTTGCTGGTGTTGGTGTCGATGAGCAGCACCTCGGCGTCCAGAATTATACTGTGGCCACCGGGGAACGCCTGCGGGATGTAATCCTTGAAGTGGACCACCTGGTGACGAccgcaaaaaacacaaatgattcAGATTAAATCTTAGGATGTATGTCCAGCAGCACCCTCTAGTGGCCAGACTGTCAAGCCTGGAGTGTTCACTGGCACATGCTGAGAGAGCAAATGTTGATAAGGCCTTGTGGGAAATGTCCCACTGTGCGCATCACTAGAGGCTGCTAATCGTACAAGTACTCATACTGattagtgtgcgtgtgtgtgcgtgcgtgactGACTTTGTGCGGCAGCACGGGTTTGAGGCTGCGGCTGAAGTAGCTGAAGCTGTCGCCACTCTTGTGCACCTGCACGCGCTCGCCGTCGTACTTGATCTCAGAGTACATGCCGTTGGGGCACTTCTTCATGGCGTACTCGATGGATTTGCACGCCTCCGCCTGGGCGGGggcgaaaagaaaaagtttgacAAAAGGACTAGGGGCATTGAGAAAACATAACTGCAGAGAAGTGCATCCAACTGAGGAGCACAACTCACCAGCATGGGCTGAACGGGGGTCATGAGCGAGGCCTCCACGGTCAGCAGCTTCCTGGGCCCCGAGCCATCCGACGCATCCTGCTGGTTCTTCAGCACGCGCTCGATCACGTCGCCCAGGTTGCGGGAGGCCTTGAAGGCGTCGTAGGCGTTGGGGTCCACCGCGTCCAGTCTGCCCGCAGAAAGACATTCGTGAGGGGAAAGCCGGCCATTCTCGCCGGGCGTGAAGCCATCGGCCGCCTACACGTGCTTGGCCCCGGCGTTCATCTTCAGGTCGTGCTTGATGAGGCGGATGATGCATTTCAGGTCGTTGCTGGTACACCTGAGAACGGGGAAAGAGAGACGGTAGCGACGTGCGGCGTTGGCGCtagccagcgacgcggtgatTGACTTTTTGGCGATGTCCTCCAGCTCGGCCTGCTGCTCATCCTCCTTGGTGAGCTGCGCCAGGCGGGTGAGTGAGGCGTCCACCTCCTGGATGGTGAGGAGGCTCTTGGGAGACGGCGGGAAGGCTTTGCTCTCATCGAAGAACATGCGTACGGTTTCCGACACGTCACCCTGTTGTGGAAACACACGAGCAAGTCTCACCAGGCAGTGTGAAGACAACTGAGGAGGTTTTTCCACACAACGGGGGCGTGCGAGCGAATGCTGAGAACCGGGATGCGAGGTCTACATTTGGAAGGGTAGACAGACCTTCTCCAGATCTCGCACCATGTCGTCCTGGTTGCAGCGGAAGACACGGCTGAAGAGTTTGACGATCTGCTTGTCGTTGAGGTTGTAGACGCTCTTCACCACACCGGGAAGCAGCAGCTTCACCGTCAGGTACAAGTCGCCATGGAATTTATCTACATGGAGACGACACAAATTGACATGGCCGCCAAGGGGCACTGCGCCACTTTTCTCGCCGGGGTCGACCTCCGCCGGTGCCCTTGCGCAGGAACTTCTCGATGATCTGCGTCTTGCTGTTGTAGCTGTTGATTTCGGCCACCGTGGCGCACAGCTTGCGGAACTCGCGGAACAGGCAGTCCTTGTGCTGTGGGTCGCACAGCTGCGTGGCCAGAGCGCTGCCTTGGTTGGGCTTAGCGGGCGACGGCGACGACAAGGGCGAGGATGAGGAGCTGCCCGCCTTTGCCGCTGCGTGGGACGAACCGGGAGAATGCTAAATGCTAATTACAACATCCCGCAGTCGGATTACAGCAAACCAAGGTGCCAGCTTAATGTTGCGTACCGGTGAAGCCCGAGAATTTTCTTGGAGCATTGAGCGGCGctgcggtggcggcggcagaGGGTGACGTCAGTTTGCCTGACGTGCTGGACTTGGCCGGAGTCTTTTTCtggggacttgacttgactttggaCATCAGTTCTGCAAACACATAGCACACACGCATCAGTGAGTGCTTCATGGAGGCAAGAGAAGCGTATCGGTTGAAGAAGCAGCGACTCCCGACAGTTATGAAGCATACCCGAGACGTGTCGATTGATGAGCTCTTTGTCTTCGTCCTGCAGCTCCTCCCAGCCCTCCAGCTCGGTGATGTCCTCTATCTTCTTAGTGGTGGCACGGGCGCGCTCCAGCTTCTCAAAGATGCACTTGACGTGGTACCACTCCTTCATCTCGCCGGCTGACTCGCTGAAGGGGTTGGGCACCACCTTGCC
The sequence above is drawn from the Syngnathus acus chromosome 14, fSynAcu1.2, whole genome shotgun sequence genome and encodes:
- the LOC119133881 gene encoding dynein regulatory complex protein 1-like, encoding MQSQESGATRPESHEDPQAAAGREPMTAQRVIRLHCELLAFFTDLQTAADAKQSLRQTKFEEALRLRMERLNGSREFSTKKLQEIKDGWAQSTTKTTLPDLLDSLNTQRTLCSEMLDHKMELIGELQKKWVDGDERHSIDLRKQKEALDLMIERMDKVRHMTMANKELAHIQSPHDIFLTQSLREWEGFQTELRARRKEWLTQRKLAMEEYENAMPLLELAQEQCNASKRSIDMKLMELEREQEEIKGKRNVLDARKLSCDEKPEVIYLLRKRVNTLKVQLSDIMKMIQMEEESFQRREQHLLDDIRHSMAQHKRIQKKTKHFALFDAQTFVKMSSMLVAEVKLLAESALATDSHLCAHLGLTWERPTAVIERRYPIQPQDRFEMVAQVYAESVAEVDAKTMTALLGLLSDELGFLMENSEHLGFLRNERRTAEKLLGLLNAFDFYDDDLNRLAAFLLKYEEQHRERAEQKEGDPDDGDPEGSDSDSGDPDSGDPDSGDPDSSDPDGDAPDGDAPVQLIHPNNVLPAFLSFVSYRVHRMKNSALRHYLDWDDDADKAFWDSLANIIPEEKLRIWDAAEIALTKYLAVLEENSEIFRKNVTLEEENRELRRQLACETDGSAFLLKDFLEKDG
- the lig3 gene encoding DNA ligase 3 isoform X1, with the protein product MHSCVILLAKKTVCLRPLAPLLFPTCTFFSGLLAPPPESRRRLLEHHGGLLLSLHVADAMAEQRFLVEYAKRGTAGCKKCKDKIAKGVTRIGKVVPNPFSESAGEMKEWYHVKCIFEKLERARATTKKIEDITELEGWEELQDEDKELINRHVSELMSKVKSSPQKKTPAKSSTSGKLTSPSAAATAAPLNAPRKFSGFTAAKAGSSSSSPLSSPSPAKPNQGSALATQLCDPQHKDCLFREFRKLCATVAEINSYNSKTQIIEKFLRKGTGGDKFHGDLYLTVKLLLPGVVKSVYNLNDKQIVKLFSRVFRCNQDDMVRDLEKGDVSETVRMFFDESKAFPPSPKSLLTIQEVDASLTRLAQLTKEDEQQAELEDIAKKCTSNDLKCIIRLIKHDLKMNAGAKHVLDAVDPNAYDAFKASRNLGDVIERVLKNQQDASDGSGPRKLLTVEASLMTPVQPMLAEACKSIEYAMKKCPNGMYSEIKYDGERVQVHKSGDSFSYFSRSLKPVLPHKVVHFKDYIPQAFPGGHSIILDAEVLLIDTNTSKPLPFGTLGVHKKAAFQDAKVCLFVFDCIYFNGKSLMERPLCERRKFLHDNMVEVPNRILFSEMKHVTRGRDLADMITRVIREGLEGLVLKDVKGSYEPGKRHWLKVKKDYLNEGAMADTADLVVLGAFYGKGSNGGIMSSFLMGCYDPDSKKWCTVTKCSGGYDDAMLARLQKELDVVKISKDPNKIPSWLKIVKNYYPDFLIRSPEEAPVWEITGAEFSKSEMHTADGISIRFPRMTRVRDDKDWKSATNLPQLKELYRVSKENSDFQVTAASSSQDKGESGGDSGSNSPAPESGPPKKTTGNSTPAKRKAVKSEPGSPAVKTPAPKKPRKSETVQSNGHAKAAKVTSTPPPPPPQMLDSNNDKTLLDIFSGVKLFLPSSVDDFAKLRRYFVAYDGDLVDDYDAPSATHTLADDQHGDGGSRAQRVTAGWIWECIRKRRVVAPC
- the lig3 gene encoding DNA ligase 3 isoform X2: MHSCVILLAKKTVCLRPLAPLLFPTCTFFSGLLAPPPESRRRLLEHHGGLLLSLHVADAMAEQRFLVEYAKRGTAGCKKCKDKIAKGVTRIGKVVPNPFSESAGEMKEWYHVKCIFEKLERARATTKKIEDITELEGWEELQDEDKELINRHVSELMSKVKSSPQKKTPAKSSTSGKLTSPSAAATAAPLNAPRKFSGFTAAKAGSSSSSPLSSPSPAKPNQGSALATQLCDPQHKDCLFREFRKLCATVAEINSYNSKTQIIEKFLRKGTGGDKFHGDLYLTVKLLLPGVVKSVYNLNDKQIVKLFSRVFRCNQDDMVRDLEKGDVSETVRMFFDESKAFPPSPKSLLTIQEVDASLTRLAQLTKEDEQQAELEDIAKKCTSNDLKCIIRLIKHDLKMNAGAKHVLDAVDPNAYDAFKASRNLGDVIERVLKNQQDASDGSGPRKLLTVEASLMTPVQPMLAEACKSIEYAMKKCPNGMYSEIKYDGERVQVHKSGDSFSYFSRSLKPVLPHKVVHFKDYIPQAFPGGHSIILDAEVLLIDTNTSKPLPFGTLGVHKKAAFQDAKVCLFVFDCIYFNGKSLMERPLCERRKFLHDNMVEVPNRILFSEMKHVTRGRDLADMITRVIREGLEGLVLKDVKGSYEPGKRHWLKVKKDYLNEGAMADTADLVVLGAFYGKGSNGGIMSSFLMGCYDPDSKKWCTVTKCSGGYDDAMLARLQKELDVVKISKDPNKIPSWLKIVKNYYPDFLIRSPEEAPVWEITGAEFSKSEMHTADGISIRFPRMTRVRDDKDWKSATNLPQLKELYRVSKENSDFQVTAASSSQDKGESGGDSGSNSPAPESGPPKKTSNSTPAKRKAVKSEPGSPAVKTPAPKKPRKSETVQSNGHAKAAKVTSTPPPPPPQMLDSNNDKTLLDIFSGVKLFLPSSVDDFAKLRRYFVAYDGDLVDDYDAPSATHTLADDQHGDGGSRAQRVTAGWIWECIRKRRVVAPC